A region from the Triplophysa rosa linkage group LG4, Trosa_1v2, whole genome shotgun sequence genome encodes:
- the zgc:195282 gene encoding cysteine-rich protein 1, whose product MVSFCPICGKPVYFGEKKRSLGRDYHPLCLKCHKCKRQLTAGQHAEHDEKPYCTNCYMRNFGPRGSRMPVPRTFNTATS is encoded by the exons ATGGTGAGCTTCTGTCCTATATGTGGGAAGCCTGTTTATTTTG GTGAAAAGAAGAGGTCATTAGGACGGGATTATCACCCGTTGTGTTTGAAGTGTCACAAGTGTAAAAGACAGCTTACAGCAGGCCAGCATGCAGAG CACGATGAGAAGCCATACTGCACTAACTGCTACATGAGAAATTTTGGACCCAGAG GTAGTCGAATGCCTGTTCCTCGGACATTTAACACAGCTACTTCTTAA